The following coding sequences are from one Parabacteroides pacaensis window:
- the mce gene encoding methylmalonyl-CoA epimerase: MDITHIEHLGIAVKSIEESLPYYEQVLGLKCYNIEEVADQKVKTAFFKVGQTKIELLEPTSEDSTIAKFIEKKGEGIHHIAFNVPSVSEALAEAEAKGIRLIDKAPRGGAENLSIAFLHPKSTCSVLTELCEQPK, from the coding sequence GGTATTGCTGTGAAAAGCATTGAAGAATCTCTTCCTTATTACGAACAAGTGCTGGGGCTTAAATGCTATAATATCGAAGAAGTAGCCGACCAAAAAGTAAAAACTGCCTTTTTTAAGGTTGGCCAGACTAAAATCGAATTGTTAGAACCTACCAGTGAAGATAGTACAATCGCTAAATTCATTGAAAAAAAAGGAGAAGGAATCCATCATATCGCATTCAATGTTCCGTCTGTTAGCGAAGCATTGGCTGAAGCAGAAGCGAAAGGCATCCGCCTAATCGACAAAGCTCCGCGCGGAGGTGCTGAAAATCTAAGTATTGCGTTTCTTCATCCGAAATCTACTTGCAGCGTACTAACTGAATTGTGTGAACAACCGAAGTAA